DNA sequence from the Brevundimonas sp. NIBR10 genome:
AGAAGTTTTCGGGTCTGCCGCACGAGAAGGTCGTCGGCATGGCCGGCGTGCTCGACTCGGCCCGCTTCGCCTACTTCCTGTCGGAAAAGACCGGCGTCTCGGTTCAGGACATCCACGCCTGGACCCTGGGCGGTCACGGCGACGACATGGTGCCGATGGTGCGCCACTCGACCCTCGGCGGCCTGCCCCTGCCCGACGCCGTCGCGGCCGGCTTCCTGTCCCAGGCCGATCTGGACGCCATCGTCACGCGTACGCGTAAAGGCGGCGGCGAGATCGTGGCCCTGCTGAAGACCGGCTCGGCCTTCTATGCGCCCGCCGAGAGCGCCATCGCCATGGCCAAGTCCTACCTGCTGGACCAGAAGCGCGTCCTGCCCTGCGCCGTCTGGCTGTCGGGCGAGTACGGCCTGTCGGACCTCTATGTCGGCGTCCCCGCCCTGATCGGCGCCGGCGGCGTCGAGAAGATCGTCGAGTTCACCACCAACGACGAAGAGAAGGCGATGTTCGAGAAGTCGGTCGCCTCGGTCCAGGGCCTGTTGCAGGCCTGCAAGGATATCGAGCCGTCGCTGGCATAGCCAGCGGGCGCTAACGCGCGCGACGCGGTCGCGCGCTGCTTGAGCGCCTTTCGATCAAGAATGGGGGCCGCGGTGCAAACTGCGGCCCTTTTCTATTGTGCCGCAGGAGCCGCCGCCGCCCCGCCCACCGTCAGCCGGGCGAACTCGGGCAACAGGCCACGCCAGATGGCGAGGTGGTCGATGAGCTGGTCGGGGCCGTCGCCGGTCAGCAGGACGTCGTACTGGACCACCGCCGAGGCGGGGGTGGTGCCGTCCGGCGCCTCATAGATGGCCTTCAGGAATCGGCGGTCGCGGTTCCAGCCGTTGATCTTGTCGGGGGTAATGGTGGCGCTGGAGACGCCGGTCGAGAACTGCAGGTCCGAGCACATGCCGGCTGCGTCGCAGGACTGGAAGAACAGCAGCCAGCTGAGCCCGTCGGCCGAGACGCGCACGAAGGTGCGGCCCTCGTCGGTCTGGACCGGGCCGGGGGTGGTCCCCTGGGTGGTCAGCCAGGCGATGACGGCGGC
Encoded proteins:
- a CDS encoding YbjN domain-containing protein, yielding MTLALAAVAVLALTTPDLSLAQTQTAPVAAAPAARPAAAAPARMVQGVSPAAVIAWLTTQGTTPGPVQTDEGRTFVRVSADGLSWLLFFQSCDAAGMCSDLQFSTGVSSATITPDKINGWNRDRRFLKAIYEAPDGTTPASAVVQYDVLLTGDGPDQLIDHLAIWRGLLPEFARLTVGGAAAAPAAQ
- the mdh gene encoding malate dehydrogenase — its product is MARAKIALIGAGMIGGTLAHVAAREALGDVILFDIAEGTPQGKALDIAEATAVFGSSVSLKGANDYADIASADVCIVTAGVPRKDGMSRDDLVSINLKVMKAVGEGIKAHAPNAFVICITNPLDAMVWALQKFSGLPHEKVVGMAGVLDSARFAYFLSEKTGVSVQDIHAWTLGGHGDDMVPMVRHSTLGGLPLPDAVAAGFLSQADLDAIVTRTRKGGGEIVALLKTGSAFYAPAESAIAMAKSYLLDQKRVLPCAVWLSGEYGLSDLYVGVPALIGAGGVEKIVEFTTNDEEKAMFEKSVASVQGLLQACKDIEPSLA